Proteins co-encoded in one Streptomyces sp. JH34 genomic window:
- a CDS encoding class F sortase — MRAFTPNPSWRTMVSATAATLLITLAGGCGAPEAPEPPAKEKVPQTSRAADAPKAPAPTRLTVPSLGIDSELLRLGLNEDGTVEVPPAEKGMTAGWYAGGAVPGEPGAAVLIGHNDTRFGKAVFHDLHTIAEGADIAVAGGGGKETHFTVTRTETVRKDAFPTDKVYGATDDRVLRLITCDGDFDAAGHPVDNLIVYATLR, encoded by the coding sequence ATGCGCGCATTCACACCGAACCCGTCATGGCGGACCATGGTCTCCGCCACCGCGGCCACCCTGCTGATCACCCTTGCCGGAGGCTGCGGCGCGCCCGAGGCGCCCGAGCCCCCCGCCAAGGAGAAGGTCCCGCAGACCTCCCGGGCCGCCGACGCGCCCAAGGCACCCGCGCCGACGCGGCTGACCGTCCCGTCGCTGGGCATAGACAGCGAGCTGCTGCGGCTGGGGCTGAACGAGGACGGCACGGTCGAGGTCCCGCCGGCAGAGAAGGGGATGACGGCGGGCTGGTACGCGGGCGGTGCCGTTCCCGGCGAACCGGGCGCGGCCGTGCTGATCGGCCACAACGACACACGGTTCGGCAAGGCCGTCTTCCACGACCTGCACACGATCGCCGAGGGCGCGGACATAGCCGTGGCCGGCGGGGGAGGGAAGGAGACCCACTTCACCGTCACCAGGACGGAGACCGTCCGCAAGGACGCGTTCCCCACCGACAAGGTCTACGGAGCGACGGACGACCGCGTGCTCCGGCTGATCACGTGCGACGGCGACTTCGACGCCGCCGGCCACCCCGTGGACAATCTCATCGTCTACGCGACGCTGCGCTGA
- a CDS encoding HAMP domain-containing sensor histidine kinase encodes MPRRAEKTAQRLRLPLRKSLLGRLLAVSALVAACSVAATAWLAVQTTSGAIEQEQGRNLAADTRVLDTLLAYAARHPTWDGVGATVDDLADASDRRITLTTQSRQILADSAGSSPPPPALPPQASAVVDPLSVADVSSGSGAGSGSVTVADPGTGGAQRSGTDRVDPRAVGPFELSEAERTSLRRTADEAVQCLSRSGIASDVVEGPSGRPRVQVVGNDPDRLSGSRCSTDALDRPTGTEAKALVALNELVNACLDRQGREPVELDLDLSWRTGDEPFPASAVPMPTPVPSVSVPREAMPTELATPAPLDGENDRDIASCVGIARQEQLSSYVASPALLFISDPGGGEVPGFDLSPGNTAKITGVAALVLALTVGASVLAGVRLVRPLHDLTGAAQRMRDGEAPSHVVVAADNEIGRLATAFNDMSAHRARMEEQRKAMVSDVAHELRTPLSNIRGWLEGAQDGIADADATFVSSLLEEAVQLQHIIDDLQDLSAADAGALRLHPEPVRIEELLAHVVAAHQAQADAAGVSLTVTGPEGHVPVPGLEADPVRLRQAIGNLVSNAVRHTPAGGRVTLRAGATGAGGADEEVLLEVADTGSGIAPEDLTYVFDRFWRAEKSRSRRTGGSGLGLAIVRKLVEAHGGTVDVASTVGQGSVFTLRLPRSGPDPMNTAV; translated from the coding sequence GTGCCGCGGCGCGCTGAGAAGACCGCGCAGCGCCTGCGGCTGCCGCTGCGCAAGAGCCTCCTCGGCAGGCTCCTGGCGGTGTCGGCGCTGGTAGCCGCCTGTTCGGTGGCTGCGACCGCGTGGCTGGCCGTGCAGACCACGTCCGGTGCGATCGAGCAGGAGCAGGGCCGCAACCTCGCCGCCGACACCCGTGTCCTGGACACCCTGCTCGCCTACGCGGCACGGCACCCCACCTGGGACGGTGTGGGCGCCACGGTGGACGATCTGGCCGACGCGTCCGACCGGAGGATCACGCTGACGACGCAGAGCCGGCAGATACTCGCGGACTCCGCCGGCTCGTCCCCGCCCCCACCGGCGCTGCCTCCCCAGGCGTCGGCGGTCGTGGACCCGCTGTCCGTGGCCGACGTCTCCTCCGGTTCCGGCGCGGGATCCGGTTCGGTGACCGTCGCGGATCCCGGAACGGGCGGGGCGCAACGCTCCGGGACCGACCGGGTCGACCCGCGGGCCGTCGGACCGTTCGAACTGTCCGAGGCCGAGCGCACGTCGCTCCGGCGCACCGCCGACGAGGCGGTGCAGTGCCTCAGCCGGTCCGGTATAGCCTCCGACGTCGTCGAGGGTCCCAGCGGCCGGCCCCGCGTCCAGGTCGTGGGCAACGACCCCGACCGTCTGAGCGGCAGCCGGTGTTCGACGGACGCACTGGACCGCCCCACCGGGACCGAGGCCAAGGCGCTCGTCGCTCTCAACGAACTCGTCAACGCCTGCCTGGACAGGCAGGGACGCGAACCCGTTGAGCTCGATCTCGACCTGTCGTGGAGGACGGGCGACGAGCCCTTTCCCGCGTCCGCCGTACCCATGCCGACGCCCGTGCCGAGCGTCAGTGTCCCGAGGGAGGCGATGCCGACCGAGTTGGCCACGCCCGCACCCCTCGACGGCGAGAACGACCGCGACATCGCCTCCTGCGTCGGCATCGCCCGCCAGGAGCAGCTCAGTTCGTACGTCGCCTCACCCGCGCTGCTCTTCATCAGCGACCCGGGCGGCGGTGAGGTCCCCGGCTTCGACCTGTCCCCCGGGAACACGGCGAAGATCACCGGGGTCGCGGCGCTCGTCCTCGCTCTCACCGTGGGCGCCTCGGTGCTCGCGGGAGTCCGGCTCGTGCGGCCGCTCCACGACCTCACGGGAGCGGCCCAGCGTATGCGCGACGGCGAGGCGCCGTCGCACGTCGTGGTCGCCGCGGACAACGAGATCGGCCGGCTGGCCACCGCATTCAACGACATGTCCGCCCACCGCGCCCGGATGGAGGAGCAGCGCAAGGCCATGGTCAGCGACGTCGCGCACGAACTGCGCACCCCGCTGAGCAACATCCGGGGATGGCTGGAGGGCGCACAGGACGGCATCGCCGATGCGGACGCGACGTTCGTCTCCTCGCTGCTGGAGGAGGCCGTGCAGTTGCAGCACATCATCGACGACCTCCAGGACCTGTCGGCCGCCGACGCCGGGGCGCTGCGCCTGCATCCCGAACCGGTGCGGATCGAGGAACTGCTCGCCCATGTCGTGGCAGCCCATCAGGCGCAGGCCGACGCCGCCGGCGTCAGCCTCACCGTGACCGGTCCGGAGGGGCATGTACCCGTCCCCGGGCTCGAGGCCGACCCGGTCCGGCTGCGGCAGGCGATCGGCAATCTGGTGTCCAACGCCGTACGCCACACGCCGGCCGGAGGCCGGGTCACGCTGCGCGCCGGTGCCACGGGGGCCGGGGGAGCGGACGAAGAGGTGCTGCTGGAGGTCGCCGACACGGGCAGCGGAATCGCGCCGGAGGACCTGACGTACGTCTTCGACCGGTTCTGGCGTGCCGAGAAGTCACGCAGCCGGCGCACAGGGGGCAGCGGCCTGGGGCTGGCGATCGTCCGCAAACTCGTCGAGGCGCACGGCGGGACGGTGGACGTGGCCAGCACGGTGGGCCAGGGGTCGGTCTTCACCCTGCGGCTGCCGCGGTCCGGCCCTGATCCGATGAACACGGCGGTCTGA
- a CDS encoding response regulator transcription factor, with protein sequence MCANVIVAEDDAKQAELVRRYLEREGHSVTVVSDGLSALEQARRGTPDLLVLDVMMPRADGLDVVRILRAEQREVAVLMLTARATEDDLLLGLDLGADDYMTKPYSPRELMARVRTLLRRTRREGAREDGGQVLRVGTLAVDAARHEVSVDGVGVECTPGEFRLLSTMAAEPERVFTREQLLAELHGFDRYISSRTVDVHIMNLRKKIERAPRRPVRLLTVFGVGYKLMDPLKGAPRAAAR encoded by the coding sequence GTGTGCGCAAACGTCATAGTCGCGGAAGACGACGCGAAACAGGCCGAGTTGGTCCGCCGGTACCTCGAACGCGAGGGGCACTCGGTCACGGTGGTGTCCGACGGCCTCTCCGCCCTGGAACAGGCGAGGCGGGGGACGCCCGACCTGCTCGTCCTCGATGTCATGATGCCGCGGGCCGACGGGCTCGACGTGGTCCGCATCCTGCGTGCCGAGCAGCGTGAGGTGGCGGTCCTCATGCTCACCGCCCGGGCCACGGAGGACGATCTGCTGCTGGGGCTCGACCTGGGCGCGGACGACTACATGACGAAGCCCTACAGCCCGCGGGAGCTCATGGCACGGGTCCGCACCCTCCTGCGGCGCACCCGCCGGGAGGGGGCACGAGAAGACGGCGGCCAGGTGCTGCGGGTGGGGACTCTCGCCGTCGACGCCGCGCGCCACGAGGTCTCGGTGGACGGCGTCGGGGTCGAGTGCACACCGGGGGAGTTCCGCCTCCTCTCCACGATGGCGGCCGAGCCCGAACGCGTCTTCACCCGCGAGCAACTGCTCGCCGAACTCCACGGCTTCGACCGGTACATCAGCAGTCGTACGGTCGACGTGCACATCATGAACCTCCGCAAGAAGATCGAACGCGCTCCCAGGCGTCCGGTCCGGCTGCTCACCGTCTTCGGCGTCGGCTACAAGCTCATGGACCCGCTGAAGGGCGCACCACGTGCCGCGGCGCGCTGA
- a CDS encoding polyprenyl synthetase encodes MTRDAGWRTGPDGRAVLLVAGLADLAVSTAGSVLGTVRGLLRRSDTAELAAEAEHDLIARGRLVLGRWSTAPPAHLEVLAREALVRRAADDA; translated from the coding sequence ATGACGCGGGATGCGGGTTGGCGCACCGGGCCGGACGGGCGGGCCGTGCTGCTGGTGGCCGGGCTGGCGGATCTGGCGGTGTCCACGGCGGGCTCGGTCCTGGGCACGGTACGTGGGTTGCTCCGGCGCTCCGACACCGCGGAACTGGCGGCGGAGGCCGAGCACGATCTGATCGCCAGGGGCCGTCTGGTGCTGGGCCGTTGGTCCACCGCTCCCCCGGCCCACCTCGAGGTTCTCGCTCGGGAAGCCCTCGTCCGGCGGGCCGCCGATGACGCATGA
- a CDS encoding polyprenyl synthetase family protein, which yields MTHDRWHPAEFKARVDDVLRRYVAQEAEQFAAVDPALGPVAEQLQSSVAHGKRLRAAFCYWGWRAAGQPDDESLVRAAASMELVHAAAVVHDDLIDDSPLRHGRPTAHIALRGAVRRRPRSVSAGRSLAMLVGDLLMGLAGQLFATSGLPAAYLARARPLWSALARDLIAGECLEILRTGAPPDTVESLKVIRYKTAKYTVEQPLLIGGALAGAGDRVRSGYSAYGLPLGEAFQLRDDLLGLFGSPEATGKANTDDLRGRRPTALLAETWRVADDSERRQLRALLGRRDPGTDGLHAARELMRRLDAPDRVEKMITERVEEALAALDGLALPTPATTALTALAHSVAVRGA from the coding sequence ATGACGCATGACCGGTGGCACCCGGCCGAGTTCAAGGCGCGCGTCGACGACGTACTGCGACGGTACGTCGCCCAGGAGGCGGAGCAGTTCGCAGCCGTGGACCCGGCGCTGGGTCCGGTCGCCGAGCAGTTGCAGTCCTCCGTGGCGCACGGGAAGAGGCTGCGGGCGGCGTTCTGCTACTGGGGCTGGCGGGCCGCCGGGCAGCCGGACGACGAGTCGCTCGTCCGGGCGGCGGCCTCGATGGAGTTGGTGCACGCCGCCGCGGTCGTCCACGACGACCTCATCGACGACAGTCCGCTGCGCCACGGGCGCCCCACCGCGCACATCGCCCTGCGTGGTGCCGTGCGCCGCCGCCCGCGTTCCGTCTCTGCCGGCAGGTCGCTGGCGATGCTCGTGGGCGACCTGCTGATGGGGCTGGCGGGGCAGTTGTTCGCCACCAGTGGCCTGCCCGCGGCCTATCTCGCCCGGGCCCGCCCGCTGTGGTCGGCCCTGGCGCGGGACCTGATAGCCGGGGAGTGTCTGGAGATCCTGCGCACCGGGGCGCCTCCGGACACCGTCGAATCGTTGAAGGTGATCCGGTACAAGACCGCCAAGTACACTGTCGAGCAGCCCCTGTTGATCGGCGGCGCCCTCGCGGGAGCCGGTGACCGGGTGCGCTCCGGATACTCCGCGTACGGTCTGCCACTGGGCGAGGCGTTCCAGCTGCGGGACGATCTGCTCGGCCTGTTCGGGAGCCCCGAGGCCACCGGCAAGGCGAACACCGACGACCTGCGGGGCCGCCGGCCCACGGCCCTTCTCGCGGAGACCTGGCGTGTCGCCGACGACAGCGAACGGCGGCAGCTGCGTGCCCTCCTGGGGCGGCGTGATCCCGGCACGGACGGTCTGCACGCGGCTCGTGAGCTGATGCGCCGGCTCGACGCTCCCGACCGGGTCGAGAAGATGATCACCGAGCGGGTCGAGGAGGCCCTCGCCGCCCTGGACGGGCTCGCTCTGCCGACCCCCGCCACCACGGCTCTCACCGCGCTGGCGCACTCGGTCGCGGTCCGTGGGGCCTGA
- a CDS encoding oxygenase MpaB family protein, protein MRYTESSLNALRRTGDELADATVATLFERGEVGKFNTLMRYVSTAGAPLPDGLPDVAREYLEVTGAPPAWVDWGEMEKARLFFIDNNVHISTALSFASMPACYVVPHVAKLLSATHGLDYPSKRMAETGQFTVHLMQPDAFESGGRFIPAAQKVRLLHASIRHHLEREERWDTAALGTPICQEDMIGGQMFFSMLVLDSLHRLGIHMSEEGAQAYYYAWRVVGAMLGVDQDAVPGTLEEARGFLDLYMLRHMGPSPEGAHLTRQLIDLYEEVVPGTFFDPVVSALIRHLVGDTCGDWLGVPRTSWDTVVKAVPRLIGVLETVEDRSPLGAWALDRLGHLTTVLELSSLTRGRVMHYAIPEHLRKDYGVSSSVPRTERWVPPAATVPQAGA, encoded by the coding sequence GTGCGCTACACCGAGTCGTCGTTGAACGCCCTGCGCCGGACTGGTGACGAACTCGCCGACGCCACCGTCGCCACCCTCTTCGAACGCGGGGAGGTGGGGAAGTTCAACACCCTGATGCGTTACGTCTCCACCGCCGGCGCTCCCCTGCCGGACGGCCTTCCCGACGTCGCCCGCGAGTACCTCGAGGTGACGGGCGCACCACCGGCCTGGGTCGACTGGGGTGAGATGGAGAAGGCCCGCCTGTTCTTCATCGACAACAACGTGCACATCTCCACCGCCCTGTCCTTCGCCTCCATGCCGGCGTGCTACGTCGTCCCCCACGTGGCGAAACTGCTGTCGGCCACCCACGGGCTCGACTACCCCTCGAAACGGATGGCGGAGACGGGCCAGTTCACCGTGCATCTGATGCAGCCGGACGCCTTCGAGTCCGGGGGCCGCTTCATCCCCGCCGCGCAGAAGGTACGCCTCCTCCACGCCTCCATCCGCCACCATCTGGAGCGTGAGGAGCGCTGGGACACCGCGGCCCTCGGAACGCCGATCTGCCAGGAGGACATGATCGGCGGTCAGATGTTCTTCTCCATGCTCGTCCTCGACAGCCTGCACCGCCTCGGGATCCACATGTCGGAGGAAGGCGCCCAGGCGTACTACTACGCCTGGCGCGTGGTCGGCGCCATGCTCGGTGTCGACCAGGACGCGGTACCCGGGACCCTCGAAGAGGCCCGCGGCTTCCTCGACCTCTACATGCTCCGGCACATGGGTCCGTCGCCGGAGGGCGCGCATCTGACACGCCAGCTCATCGACCTGTACGAGGAGGTCGTGCCGGGCACCTTCTTCGACCCGGTCGTGTCCGCCCTCATCCGGCACCTCGTCGGCGACACCTGCGGCGACTGGCTCGGCGTGCCCCGCACCTCGTGGGACACCGTCGTCAAGGCCGTGCCGCGTCTGATCGGCGTACTGGAGACCGTCGAGGACCGTTCACCGCTGGGAGCCTGGGCCCTGGACCGGCTCGGCCATCTCACGACCGTTCTCGAGCTGTCCTCGCTGACCCGCGGGCGCGTCATGCACTACGCCATCCCCGAACACCTCAGGAAGGACTACGGCGTCTCCAGCTCGGTACCCCGTACCGAGCGGTGGGTTCCACCGGCGGCCACGGTCCCGCAGGCAGGCGCCTAG
- a CDS encoding STAS domain-containing protein yields the protein MNVTTLIDATSATIIPHGEIDHTTLPKLRAVVAALPRDVAEVVWDLKDTPFIDTAGLHLLVDPPPADVPPRRATVTGMQPQPLRVLRTAAELFPTLEFARLLPEARQHGAAARQRQVHEHRGPDTLRSRQCNASASTASTAHASR from the coding sequence ATGAACGTCACTACGCTGATCGACGCCACCAGTGCCACGATCATCCCGCACGGCGAGATCGACCACACCACCCTGCCCAAGCTCCGTGCCGTGGTCGCCGCACTGCCGCGGGACGTGGCCGAAGTGGTCTGGGACCTCAAGGACACGCCCTTCATCGACACCGCGGGCCTTCATCTGCTCGTCGATCCGCCGCCGGCCGACGTCCCGCCGCGTCGGGCGACGGTGACCGGCATGCAGCCGCAGCCGCTGCGGGTGCTGCGCACGGCTGCGGAACTCTTCCCCACCCTCGAATTCGCCCGCCTGCTTCCCGAGGCCCGACAGCACGGAGCGGCGGCCCGACAGCGCCAGGTCCACGAGCACCGGGGGCCGGACACGCTCCGCAGCCGCCAGTGCAACGCTTCGGCCTCCACTGCGTCCACGGCGCACGCGTCACGGTGA